In one window of Coralliovum pocilloporae DNA:
- the secY gene encoding preprotein translocase subunit SecY codes for MASAAEQLAANLNFSAFAKAEELKKRIWFTLGALLVYRLGTYIPLPGINPEALAQAFNQAQTGIVGLFNMFSGGAVSRMAIFALGIMPYISASIIIQLMTSVVPSLEQLKKEGEQGRKTINQYTRYGTVFLATLQAYGISVGLESGTNIVEDPGMFFRFTTVVTLVGGTVFLMWLGEQITARGIGNGISLIIFAGIVAELPSAIAGTLELGRQGALSTPLILGMIALSVVVIAFIVFVERAQRRLIIQYPKRQVGNRMFQGESSHLPLKLNTAGVIPPIFASSLLLMPATMTSFTAQQGGPDWLVTLNALVGHGQPLYMALYAALIVFFAFFYTAIVFNPADTADNLKKHGGFIPGIRPGERTAQHIDYVLTRISVVGAIYLVIVCLLPEFLILATGVPFYFGGTSLLIVVSVTMDTVSQIQGHLLAHQYEGLVKKAKLRGKRR; via the coding sequence ATGGCATCTGCCGCAGAACAATTGGCGGCGAATCTGAACTTTTCAGCATTCGCCAAGGCCGAAGAACTGAAGAAACGTATTTGGTTCACCCTCGGCGCTCTGTTGGTTTATCGGTTAGGCACCTACATTCCGCTTCCGGGTATCAACCCGGAAGCGCTTGCACAGGCGTTCAACCAGGCCCAGACGGGTATTGTTGGCCTGTTCAACATGTTTTCCGGCGGTGCGGTCAGCCGGATGGCGATTTTCGCCCTGGGCATTATGCCCTACATCTCCGCATCCATTATCATTCAGCTGATGACCTCTGTGGTCCCATCTCTTGAGCAGCTCAAGAAAGAGGGCGAGCAGGGGCGCAAGACCATCAACCAGTACACCCGCTACGGTACAGTGTTCCTGGCGACACTGCAGGCCTATGGCATTTCAGTCGGCCTTGAAAGTGGCACCAACATTGTTGAAGACCCGGGCATGTTCTTCCGGTTCACAACAGTTGTGACCCTGGTTGGCGGTACGGTCTTCCTGATGTGGCTTGGTGAGCAGATCACCGCACGCGGCATTGGTAATGGTATCTCTCTGATTATCTTCGCCGGTATTGTTGCTGAACTTCCGTCAGCCATCGCCGGAACGCTTGAGCTTGGCCGTCAGGGCGCGCTGTCCACACCGCTGATCCTCGGCATGATTGCTCTGTCGGTTGTTGTAATCGCCTTTATCGTCTTCGTGGAGCGGGCCCAGCGTCGCCTGATCATCCAGTATCCGAAGCGTCAGGTCGGTAACCGCATGTTCCAGGGCGAATCATCGCATCTGCCGCTGAAGCTGAACACAGCCGGTGTTATTCCGCCGATCTTTGCATCATCGCTGCTGCTGATGCCTGCGACAATGACAAGCTTTACAGCCCAGCAGGGCGGTCCGGACTGGCTGGTAACGCTTAATGCGCTGGTTGGTCATGGTCAGCCGCTCTATATGGCCCTTTATGCTGCCTTGATCGTCTTTTTCGCCTTTTTCTATACTGCCATTGTATTCAATCCTGCTGATACGGCGGATAACCTGAAGAAGCATGGCGGTTTCATTCCTGGCATTCGTCCGGGTGAGCGCACCGCGCAGCACATTGACTACGTTCTGACGCGTATCTCTGTTGTTGGTGCGATCTATCTGGTTATCGTTTGTCTGTTACCCGAATTTCTAATTTTGGCGACAGGTGTGCCGTTCTATTTTGGCGGAACGTCGTTGCTGATCGTTGTGAGTGTGACGATGGATACAGTATCGCAGATCCAGGGTCACTTGCTCGCGCACCAGTATGAAGGGCTCGTCAAGAAGGCCAAGCTAAGGGGTAAACGTCGGTGA
- the rplO gene encoding 50S ribosomal protein L15, protein MKLNDIRDNEGATKARKRVGRGIGSGTGKTGGRGVKGQKSRSGVAIKGFEGGQMPLHRRLPKRGFTNIFAKNFNIVSVGRIQQAIDAGKLDAGAPVTAASLKEAGVLKRIKDGVRLLADGEITSAVTFQIEGASKAAVAAVEKAGGSVAVAGSSAE, encoded by the coding sequence ATGAAGTTGAACGACATTCGCGATAACGAAGGCGCAACCAAGGCACGCAAGCGCGTTGGTCGCGGCATCGGATCCGGCACCGGCAAGACCGGCGGTCGTGGCGTTAAAGGTCAGAAGTCTCGCTCAGGTGTAGCGATCAAAGGCTTTGAAGGCGGCCAGATGCCATTGCATCGTCGTCTTCCGAAGCGTGGCTTCACCAATATCTTTGCCAAAAATTTCAACATTGTCTCCGTTGGCCGCATTCAGCAGGCTATTGACGCAGGCAAGTTGGATGCAGGCGCTCCGGTTACAGCAGCTTCTCTCAAGGAAGCCGGTGTTCTGAAGCGCATCAAAGATGGTGTTCGCCTCCTGGCTGACGGTGAAATCACGTCTGCGGTTACCTTCCAGATCGAAGGTGCCTCCAAAGCAGCTGTTGCTGCTGTGGAAAAAGCAGGTGGCTCCGTCGCTGTTGCGGGTTCCTCTGCAGAATAA
- the rpmD gene encoding 50S ribosomal protein L30 → MSNSKAEGKTVTVEQTGSPLRRPADQRATLIGLGLNKIRRRSTLQDTPEVRGMIRKVQHLVRVVDEA, encoded by the coding sequence ATGAGCAATTCCAAAGCTGAGGGCAAGACGGTTACCGTAGAGCAGACCGGAAGCCCACTTCGCCGTCCGGCCGACCAGCGTGCTACGCTGATCGGTCTGGGCTTGAACAAAATACGCCGTCGCAGCACACTTCAGGACACACCTGAAGTCCGGGGTATGATCCGTAAGGTTCAGCACCTGGTTCGTGTTGTAGACGAAGCCTAA
- the rpsE gene encoding 30S ribosomal protein S5 — MAREREERDSEFVDKLVHINRVAKVVKGGRRFGFAALVVVGDQKGRVGFGHGKAREVPEAIRKATEAAKRSMIRVPLREGRTLHHDVQGRHGAGRVVLRSAPAGTGIIAGGPMRAVFETLGIQDIVAKSLGTSNPYNMVRATFDALAREDSPRAVAARRGLKVSAIQSRRREVDGGTAEA; from the coding sequence ATGGCTAGAGAGCGAGAAGAGCGCGATAGTGAATTTGTGGACAAGCTGGTCCATATCAATCGCGTAGCCAAAGTAGTCAAGGGTGGCCGCCGTTTCGGTTTTGCAGCCCTTGTCGTCGTTGGCGATCAGAAAGGCCGTGTCGGCTTCGGTCACGGTAAGGCACGTGAAGTGCCGGAAGCAATCCGCAAGGCTACGGAAGCTGCCAAGCGCAGCATGATCCGTGTTCCGCTGCGCGAAGGCCGTACACTGCACCATGATGTGCAGGGTCGTCACGGGGCAGGGCGCGTTGTGCTCCGTTCCGCACCGGCTGGTACAGGTATCATCGCCGGTGGTCCGATGCGTGCTGTTTTCGAAACGCTTGGCATTCAGGATATTGTTGCCAAGTCGCTGGGCACCTCAAACCCGTACAACATGGTTCGTGCGACGTTTGATGCTCTGGCGCGTGAAGACAGCCCGCGTGCGGTTGCCGCTCGTCGCGGTCTGAAGGTTTCCGCTATCCAGTCCCGTCGTCGTGAAGTCGACGGTGGTACTGCGGAAGCTTGA
- the rplR gene encoding 50S ribosomal protein L18, with product MATPKTKTERRAQRVRRSIKAAANGRPRLSVFRSSKNIYAQIIDDAKGLTLASASTLEKDLREQVKTGGNAEAAVVIGKLIAERAAAAGIKDVVFDRGSYIYHGRVKALADAAREGGLNF from the coding sequence ATGGCAACGCCCAAGACCAAAACAGAACGCCGCGCCCAGCGGGTCCGCCGTTCTATCAAGGCTGCGGCCAATGGTCGTCCGCGCCTCAGCGTATTCCGTTCGTCGAAGAACATCTACGCACAGATCATTGATGACGCTAAGGGTCTTACCCTGGCATCTGCTTCCACTCTGGAAAAAGATCTGCGTGAACAGGTGAAAACCGGCGGTAACGCGGAAGCAGCTGTTGTAATCGGCAAGCTCATTGCAGAGCGTGCTGCAGCGGCGGGTATTAAGGACGTCGTGTTTGATCGCGGCTCATATATCTATCACGGACGTGTAAAGGCTCTTGCCGATGCCGCTCGTGAAGGTGGTTTGAATTTCTAA